One region of Pseudomonas alvandae genomic DNA includes:
- a CDS encoding c-type cytochrome — MSDTFTKGMARNIYFGGSIFFFLIFLALTYHTEQTFPERSNQAQLTESVIRGKGVWERNNCIGCHTLLGEGAYFAPELGNVVNRRGGEEAFKPFLQAWMKMQPLNVPGRRAMPQFNLSEQEVDDIAEFLKWSSKINTNGWPPNKEG; from the coding sequence ATGTCAGATACCTTCACCAAAGGCATGGCCAGGAATATTTACTTCGGGGGAAGCATCTTCTTCTTCCTGATATTCCTGGCCCTGACCTACCACACGGAACAGACCTTTCCGGAGCGCAGCAACCAGGCGCAGTTGACGGAGTCGGTGATACGAGGCAAGGGCGTCTGGGAGCGCAACAACTGCATCGGCTGCCACACGCTGCTGGGCGAGGGCGCGTATTTCGCGCCGGAGCTGGGCAACGTGGTGAATCGGCGCGGGGGCGAGGAGGCGTTCAAGCCGTTTCTACAGGCGTGGATGAAGATGCAACCGCTGAACGTCCCCGGCCGTCGGGCCATGCCGCAGTTCAACCTGAGCGAGCAGGAGGTCGACGACATCGCCGAGTTCCTCAAGTGGAGCTCGAAGATCAACACCAATGGCTGGCCGCCAAACAAGGAGGGCTGA